The following coding sequences are from one Malaciobacter pacificus window:
- the cutA gene encoding divalent-cation tolerance protein CutA, translated as MKAVIIQTTCSSKSEGQKIARVLIDEKLAACIQMNEIESHYSWNDEFCSDNETILSIKTVKENFKKIKSKIKELHSYDVPEIIQIDITDASKEYLEFIIKNCNHKSDI; from the coding sequence ATGAAAGCAGTAATTATACAAACAACTTGTTCTTCTAAAAGTGAAGGGCAAAAAATAGCAAGAGTATTGATTGATGAAAAGCTAGCAGCTTGCATACAAATGAATGAAATAGAATCACATTATAGTTGGAATGATGAATTTTGTAGTGATAATGAAACGATTTTATCCATTAAAACAGTAAAAGAAAATTTCAAAAAGATAAAAAGCAAAATAAAAGAATTACATAGTTATGATGTGCCTGAAATTATTCAAATAGATATTACTGATGCAAGTAAAGAGTATTTAGAGTTTATAATAAAAAATTGCAATCATAAAAGTGATATTTAA
- a CDS encoding thiazole synthase — MNEILKVGKYEFNSRLIVGSGKYKDFQTTKDATLASGSELITVAIRRVNITNPNEENLLDYFKDTNVKLLPNSAGCFTADEAITTFRLMREATGIDIIKLEVIGDAQKTLYPDVIETITACEVLKKEGFTIMAYTSDDPIVAKRLEDAGADAIMPLAAPIGSGLGIQNPYNITFIRDAVSVPVLVDAGLGCASDAAAAMELGADGILANTAIAQAQNPLAMAEAFKHATIAGRLSYLAGRIPKKPYATASSPVDGLIQF; from the coding sequence ATGAATGAAATTTTAAAAGTTGGTAAATATGAATTTAATAGTAGATTAATAGTTGGAAGTGGTAAATATAAAGACTTTCAAACTACTAAAGATGCAACATTAGCAAGTGGTAGTGAACTAATCACAGTTGCAATTAGAAGAGTAAATATTACTAATCCAAATGAAGAAAACCTACTAGATTATTTTAAGGATACAAACGTAAAATTATTACCAAATAGTGCAGGGTGTTTTACAGCAGATGAAGCTATTACAACATTTAGACTTATGAGAGAAGCAACTGGAATTGATATCATTAAATTAGAAGTTATTGGGGATGCTCAAAAAACTTTATATCCAGATGTGATTGAGACAATTACAGCTTGTGAAGTTTTAAAAAAAGAGGGCTTTACTATTATGGCTTATACTAGTGATGATCCAATCGTTGCTAAAAGATTAGAAGATGCAGGAGCTGATGCAATTATGCCTTTAGCTGCTCCAATTGGTTCAGGACTTGGTATTCAAAATCCATATAATATTACATTTATTAGAGATGCTGTATCTGTTCCAGTTTTAGTTGATGCTGGACTTGGATGTGCAAGTGATGCAGCAGCTGCAATGGAATTAGGTGCAGATGGAATTTTAGCAAATACTGCAATTGCACAAGCTCAAAATCCATTGGCTATGGCAGAAGCATTTAAACATGCAACAATTGCTGGAAGATTAAGTTATTTAGCTGGAAGAATCCCTAAAAAGCCTTATGCAACGGCTAGTTCTCCAGTTGATGGGTTAATTCAATTTTAA
- a CDS encoding DEAD/DEAH box helicase, with the protein MNSLITNNHTSNFYNHLIEQLSNCDSFIFNVAFINYSGVQLLIDSLEKCKNKNIKGKILTSTYLGFTQPKALEKLKEFENIELKIFDCDEQKLGFHVKSYIFEYKDEYKILLGSSNITASAFKTNIEWNIQTINKKDDSFVKTVLNEFYILWEKSINVNKEFLESYYFFYNEIKNSSKKFIFDNKITTNYMQEKALKNLENLRSKGENKALVIAATGSGKTYLSAFDVKQYNANRVLFLVHRENILLSAKKSFESVIKNKTMGLYTGNKKELEADYLFSTIQTMSLNYQEFNKNEFDYIIIDEAHHVSSPSYKKVINHFRSKFLLGLTATSNRTDGQNIYEVFDDNIACDIRLNDALKHNLVVPFHYFGINDISVDMQNLDLTKIDEIARILQVNRRVDFVIEKMNFYSYTGSKRKALGFCVSKEHAKYMSEEFNKRGIDSIYLTSNDSVDKREKVIKQLEDDKHSLEIIFSVDIFNEGVDIPSINTVLMLRPTNSPVVFAQQLGRGLRRYKNKEFLTVLDFIGNHKKAYLVVLSLLGDKKIDKESMKISILNNFANIDNAFISMDEISKKRVLEQINSENFNAIKYLKEQYLEFKLFLGNKIPSMVDFFKYDEFIDPIDFINHSKSYIEFLQKVEKSDKLNKIVFDELFIKAIRFIDYMLPIKRVYEFVVLKELLDKNSIDIKIASNLLKKYLDEINENTINHSFKYLSHEFFDSAQKKRYLKLVEFENDKLIRSKEFELLLENSKYKKILKDSINYGLLHYEQKFSTKNYGMPFLKLYEKYNMLNIAQLCNFPKIHSSFRGSGFLKYENDFFLFINLEKKKFSKSSHYENAFISKDTFTYQSKPSMSSDKGDGQRLVENKKYGVKLHIFVRKFAQVDKQTQAFIYLGLANTIKYWDEKPIFTHLKLEKILSDDLYEEFTKVI; encoded by the coding sequence TTGAATAGTTTAATTACAAACAACCATACATCAAACTTTTATAATCATTTAATTGAACAACTGAGTAATTGTGATAGCTTTATCTTTAATGTAGCTTTTATCAACTATAGTGGTGTTCAATTACTTATTGATAGTTTAGAAAAATGTAAAAATAAAAATATAAAAGGAAAAATACTAACATCAACTTATCTTGGATTTACTCAACCAAAAGCATTAGAGAAGTTAAAAGAGTTTGAAAATATTGAACTTAAAATATTTGACTGTGATGAACAAAAGCTTGGTTTTCATGTAAAATCTTATATCTTTGAATATAAAGATGAATATAAAATACTATTAGGCTCTTCAAATATAACAGCAAGTGCTTTTAAAACAAATATAGAGTGGAATATACAAACTATAAATAAAAAAGATGATAGTTTTGTAAAAACTGTTCTAAATGAATTTTATATACTTTGGGAAAAGTCTATTAATGTAAATAAAGAGTTTTTAGAAAGTTATTACTTTTTTTATAATGAGATTAAAAATAGCAGTAAAAAGTTTATTTTTGATAATAAAATCACAACTAACTATATGCAAGAAAAGGCATTAAAAAATCTAGAGAATCTAAGAAGTAAAGGTGAAAATAAAGCCTTAGTAATTGCAGCAACAGGAAGTGGTAAAACATATCTTAGTGCCTTTGATGTGAAACAATACAATGCCAATAGGGTTTTATTTTTGGTTCATAGAGAAAATATTTTATTGAGTGCTAAAAAGAGTTTTGAATCAGTAATAAAAAATAAAACAATGGGTTTATACACTGGGAATAAAAAAGAGTTAGAAGCTGATTATTTATTTTCAACAATCCAAACTATGAGTTTAAATTATCAAGAATTTAATAAAAATGAGTTTGATTATATAATTATAGATGAAGCACATCATGTATCAAGTCCATCATATAAGAAGGTGATAAATCACTTTAGGTCAAAATTTTTATTAGGACTTACTGCAACTTCGAATAGAACTGATGGGCAAAATATTTACGAAGTTTTTGATGATAATATAGCTTGTGATATTAGATTAAATGATGCTTTAAAACATAATCTTGTAGTACCTTTTCACTATTTTGGAATAAATGATATTAGTGTTGATATGCAAAATTTGGATTTAACAAAAATTGATGAGATTGCAAGGATTTTACAAGTTAATAGAAGAGTTGATTTTGTTATTGAAAAAATGAATTTTTATTCTTATACTGGAAGCAAAAGAAAAGCCTTAGGATTTTGTGTATCAAAAGAGCATGCAAAATATATGAGTGAAGAGTTTAACAAAAGAGGAATAGATTCAATATATTTGACTAGTAATGATAGTGTTGATAAAAGAGAAAAAGTTATAAAGCAACTTGAAGATGATAAACATAGTTTAGAAATCATTTTTAGTGTAGATATTTTTAATGAAGGAGTAGATATCCCTTCTATTAATACTGTATTGATGTTAAGACCTACAAATTCACCGGTTGTATTTGCTCAACAACTAGGGCGAGGTTTGAGAAGATATAAGAATAAAGAGTTTTTAACGGTTTTAGATTTTATTGGAAATCATAAAAAAGCTTATTTAGTAGTCTTATCTTTACTTGGAGATAAAAAAATTGATAAAGAGAGTATGAAAATCTCTATTTTAAATAACTTTGCAAATATTGATAACGCTTTTATAAGTATGGATGAAATTAGTAAAAAAAGAGTTTTAGAACAAATTAATTCTGAGAATTTTAATGCAATAAAATATTTAAAAGAACAATATTTAGAGTTTAAACTATTTTTAGGAAATAAGATTCCAAGTATGGTGGATTTTTTTAAATATGATGAATTTATTGACCCAATAGATTTTATTAATCACTCAAAATCATATATTGAATTTTTACAAAAAGTTGAAAAGTCTGATAAATTAAACAAAATAGTATTTGATGAGTTATTTATAAAAGCAATTAGATTTATTGATTATATGCTTCCTATAAAAAGAGTGTATGAATTTGTTGTTTTAAAAGAGCTGTTAGATAAAAATAGTATTGATATAAAAATAGCAAGTAATTTATTAAAAAAATATCTTGATGAAATTAATGAAAATACAATAAATCACTCTTTTAAGTATCTCTCTCATGAGTTTTTTGATAGTGCTCAGAAGAAAAGATATTTAAAACTAGTTGAGTTTGAAAATGATAAATTAATTAGATCTAAAGAGTTTGAACTATTATTAGAAAATAGTAAATACAAAAAGATATTAAAAGATAGTATTAACTATGGACTTCTTCATTATGAACAAAAGTTCTCAACAAAGAATTATGGAATGCCATTTTTAAAACTTTATGAAAAATATAATATGTTAAATATTGCTCAACTATGTAATTTTCCTAAAATTCACAGCTCTTTTAGGGGAAGTGGATTTTTGAAATATGAAAATGACTTCTTTTTATTTATAAATTTAGAAAAGAAAAAATTTTCAAAATCATCTCACTATGAAAATGCTTTTATTTCAAAAGATACATTTACTTATCAAAGTAAACCTAGTATGAGTAGTGATAAAGGTGATGGTCAAAGACTAGTTGAAAATAAAAAATATGGAGTAAAACTTCATATTTTTGTTAGAAAATTTGCTCAAGTTGATAAACAAACACAAGCTTTTATATATTTAGGGCTTGCTAATACTATAAAATACTGGGATGAAAAACCTATCTTTACACATTTAAAACTAGAGAAAATATTGAGTGATGACTTGTATGAAGAATTTACAAAAGTAATATAA